A single genomic interval of Sphingobium sp. EM0848 harbors:
- a CDS encoding sugar phosphate isomerase/epimerase: protein MTHIVPAFCLDHLSLIDLDARTVIYAAASAGFASVSLFVTPIPISPTPDLITDQSARREVVAALRDTGLDVAIVEPFMLDAAPDWKLFERSAALAAELGGTVSLLGLDPDHARLMESIGRMVDICRKAGAPAIIEAFPLAAIASPAQALQLARALGPDVGLCIDSLHVIRGGGSWDDIAALPPERIRHAQLSDGPLIAPADRIDEAVFDRLLPGQGAFNLRALLPLLPDHATVAVEAPSRALAQFTPHERAARLMQAMRDLYAEA from the coding sequence ATGACCCACATTGTTCCGGCCTTTTGTCTGGATCATCTTTCGCTCATCGACCTTGATGCCAGGACGGTGATCTATGCCGCGGCGAGCGCCGGTTTCGCTTCCGTCAGCCTCTTCGTCACGCCCATTCCGATCAGTCCGACGCCCGACCTCATAACGGATCAGTCGGCGCGAAGGGAGGTGGTCGCCGCTTTGCGCGACACGGGCCTGGATGTCGCGATCGTAGAGCCGTTCATGCTGGACGCCGCACCGGATTGGAAGCTGTTCGAACGGAGCGCGGCGCTGGCGGCCGAACTGGGCGGAACGGTCAGTCTGCTGGGCCTTGACCCAGATCATGCGCGGTTGATGGAATCGATCGGCCGCATGGTGGACATCTGCCGGAAGGCCGGAGCGCCCGCCATCATAGAGGCTTTCCCGCTCGCGGCGATCGCCTCGCCCGCGCAGGCATTGCAACTGGCGCGCGCCTTGGGGCCGGATGTGGGGCTTTGCATCGATAGCCTGCACGTCATTCGCGGCGGTGGCAGCTGGGACGATATTGCAGCTTTGCCGCCGGAACGCATCCGCCACGCCCAGCTAAGCGATGGCCCCCTGATCGCCCCCGCCGACCGGATCGATGAAGCGGTGTTCGATCGTCTGTTGCCGGGGCAGGGCGCCTTCAACCTGCGTGCCCTGCTTCCCTTGCTGCCCGATCACGCGACCGTGGCGGTGGAGGCACCCTCCCGCGCTTTGGCGCAGTTTACGCCGCATGAGCGTGCGGCGCGGTTGATGCAGGCAATGCGCGACCTTTACGCGGAAGCCTGA
- a CDS encoding zinc-binding dehydrogenase — MQLARVHGPGDVRLDEMEMPLAGAGDVVVRVAACGICGSDLSYIAQGGLGGVEPLSKPLPIGHEFAGTVVALGPGVEDIDVGMRVAVNPDHGFIGGGGPDGAMAPFIRVSGARIGETLFPLPDHVDFAQAALAEPLSVGLHALKRMKVRPQDKVAILGAGPIGLCTVAMLRHLGVTDIAIFDRVESRLERARALGATLACNVMAERMTDALARTHGSGDRFGAPYVGTDVFIDAAGAPAALTEAFGIAKYRARIAIVALYKKPVAIDLWRMMANEILMSGSIAIDRSAEFGEALAMIAAGEQDLAPLISHQFDFNDFHTALAMASDADRSAKVMLRFAEEPA, encoded by the coding sequence ATGCAACTCGCGCGCGTGCACGGTCCAGGTGATGTTCGGCTGGATGAGATGGAGATGCCGCTTGCTGGCGCAGGGGATGTGGTCGTCAGGGTTGCCGCCTGCGGAATTTGCGGCAGCGATCTCAGCTATATAGCTCAGGGCGGGTTGGGCGGTGTCGAGCCACTTAGCAAACCATTACCCATTGGTCATGAATTTGCCGGGACGGTGGTTGCCCTGGGTCCCGGCGTCGAGGATATCGACGTCGGAATGCGGGTCGCGGTCAACCCCGACCATGGCTTTATCGGCGGTGGCGGACCGGACGGCGCGATGGCGCCCTTCATCCGGGTAAGCGGCGCACGCATCGGCGAAACCCTTTTTCCCCTGCCCGATCATGTCGACTTCGCGCAGGCGGCGCTGGCGGAACCGCTGTCGGTGGGCCTCCACGCGCTGAAGCGGATGAAGGTTCGGCCGCAGGATAAGGTCGCGATATTGGGTGCGGGGCCGATCGGCCTTTGCACCGTGGCCATGCTGCGCCATCTGGGTGTTACCGACATCGCGATATTCGACCGGGTGGAAAGCCGGCTAGAACGCGCCCGCGCGCTGGGCGCGACGCTGGCCTGTAACGTTATGGCGGAGCGAATGACGGACGCGCTTGCCCGCACTCATGGCAGCGGGGATCGCTTCGGCGCCCCCTATGTCGGCACAGATGTGTTCATCGACGCAGCCGGCGCTCCAGCCGCGCTGACCGAAGCGTTCGGCATCGCCAAATATCGCGCCCGCATCGCCATCGTCGCGCTCTATAAGAAGCCGGTCGCCATTGACCTGTGGCGTATGATGGCGAACGAAATATTGATGAGCGGTTCCATCGCCATCGACCGCTCCGCCGAATTTGGTGAGGCGCTGGCGATGATTGCGGCGGGTGAGCAGGATCTGGCGCCGCTCATCAGCCACCAATTCGATTTCAACGACTTCCACACGGCTTTGGCCATGGCATCCGATGCCGATCGATCGGCCAAGGTCATGCTGAGATTTGCAGAGGAGCCCGCATGA
- a CDS encoding TonB-dependent receptor, producing MSRLPFAITSLAILASTNPAQAQAAAEPAPATMSDGSDIVVTARRREERLQDVPIAVSAVDASSLNSRGLDNVTQVSQIAPNIQFTPGQGGNSGGIAPFIRGVGENDFIITSDPAVGVYIDGVYVARTFGATTELLGIDRIEVLRGPQGTLFGKNTVGGAINVVSAIPGQDQKIEADLRYGSFNTVRGRVYVETPLSDRWSLGVAALGEFGEGWQKIPSGDNLGNRNVVAGKMALHYKGDVIDAVLQADGLHRRQHSAPHSMIAFTPTFFSALQSAFLAPCCTVPGNIDRTDSTPALNKDQTDAFNSSLTLTADLGGATLKSITAYRYVDALFGRDGDASAAVNYAGDIHDEKARQISQELQLSVDLGGRGTLLLGAFAYRENTRDNTRLIVADGLYPALVAAGLDPFPIGPGISIPASSLDYNIDFGNRQRTDNLALFANGNYELVDGLSLELGARYTWEKKKFSQTATRIYSGEPLLAGTPSYTLEKSWDAFTPRASLSYKVRPNLMTYASYSKGFRSGGFNGRPTSVEEIGSYDPEHLTAYEAGIKAGFGRIATINLAVFRNEYRDQQILVSTVSPSSGLIVVRNENAGRSRIQGIELEGNFRVTPRFTLTSALGLLDAKYLNYVSVINGVSTDVSNRKLKQAPDITANASAVYQAPLSDKVEGVVRLDVAYKSEVFVDAENTPLLRQPDHAILNASAELRFADSGLSARVGVDNITNRRIITAGYDASTSFGFTEAYYSPPRRYSITLAWRR from the coding sequence ATGTCCCGTTTGCCATTTGCCATCACGTCACTCGCCATTCTGGCGTCAACCAATCCCGCGCAGGCCCAGGCAGCAGCAGAGCCTGCGCCAGCCACAATGTCCGACGGCAGCGACATCGTCGTCACCGCTCGCCGCCGGGAGGAGCGCTTGCAGGACGTGCCCATTGCGGTCAGCGCAGTCGATGCCTCCTCACTCAACAGCCGGGGCCTCGACAATGTGACGCAGGTCAGCCAGATCGCCCCAAACATCCAGTTCACGCCCGGCCAGGGCGGCAATAGCGGCGGCATCGCCCCCTTCATTCGCGGCGTGGGCGAGAATGACTTCATCATCACCTCCGACCCGGCCGTCGGCGTCTATATTGACGGCGTCTATGTTGCCCGCACCTTCGGCGCCACGACCGAATTGCTGGGCATCGACCGGATCGAAGTGCTACGCGGGCCGCAGGGCACTTTGTTCGGCAAGAACACTGTGGGCGGCGCGATCAACGTCGTATCGGCCATCCCCGGCCAGGACCAGAAAATCGAAGCCGATCTGCGCTATGGATCGTTCAACACGGTGCGCGGCCGCGTCTATGTCGAAACGCCGCTGTCGGACCGCTGGTCGCTGGGCGTCGCGGCGCTCGGTGAATTTGGCGAGGGGTGGCAGAAAATCCCCTCCGGCGACAATCTGGGCAATCGCAATGTCGTCGCGGGCAAGATGGCGCTGCATTACAAGGGCGACGTGATTGACGCGGTGTTGCAGGCTGATGGACTTCACCGGCGGCAGCATAGCGCACCGCACAGCATGATTGCCTTTACGCCGACCTTCTTCTCGGCGCTGCAATCGGCCTTCCTCGCGCCTTGCTGCACTGTGCCCGGCAACATCGACCGCACCGACAGCACGCCCGCCCTCAACAAGGATCAGACCGACGCCTTCAACAGCTCGTTGACGCTGACCGCCGATCTGGGCGGAGCGACGCTGAAATCGATCACCGCCTATCGCTATGTCGATGCGCTGTTCGGCCGGGACGGCGACGCGTCGGCCGCAGTCAACTATGCGGGCGACATTCATGACGAAAAGGCGCGTCAGATCAGCCAGGAACTGCAACTGTCGGTTGATCTGGGCGGGCGGGGCACGCTGCTGCTCGGCGCCTTCGCCTATCGCGAGAACACGCGCGACAATACCCGGCTCATCGTTGCGGACGGTCTCTATCCGGCACTGGTCGCAGCTGGGCTGGACCCCTTCCCCATTGGTCCCGGCATCTCCATTCCCGCCTCTTCGCTCGACTATAATATCGACTTCGGCAATCGCCAGCGGACCGACAATCTGGCCCTGTTCGCCAATGGCAATTATGAACTGGTCGACGGTCTTTCGCTGGAACTGGGCGCACGCTACACTTGGGAGAAGAAGAAGTTTTCCCAGACCGCCACGCGCATCTATTCGGGCGAACCGCTGCTGGCCGGGACGCCCAGCTATACACTGGAAAAAAGCTGGGACGCCTTCACGCCCCGGGCATCGCTGTCCTACAAGGTGCGGCCGAACCTGATGACCTACGCCTCTTACTCGAAGGGATTCCGGTCGGGCGGGTTCAACGGTCGCCCGACATCGGTGGAGGAAATCGGTTCATATGATCCTGAACATCTGACTGCCTATGAAGCGGGCATCAAGGCCGGCTTCGGACGGATCGCGACGATTAACCTCGCCGTCTTCCGCAATGAATATCGGGACCAGCAGATCCTTGTCTCGACCGTCAGCCCGTCCAGCGGCCTTATTGTCGTGCGGAACGAAAATGCCGGGCGCTCGCGTATTCAGGGCATTGAACTGGAAGGCAACTTCCGTGTGACGCCGCGCTTCACGCTGACCAGCGCTCTTGGCCTGCTTGACGCCAAATATCTGAACTATGTCTCGGTCATCAATGGCGTGTCCACAGACGTCAGCAATCGCAAGCTGAAGCAGGCGCCGGACATCACCGCCAACGCCAGCGCGGTCTATCAGGCGCCGCTCAGCGACAAGGTGGAGGGTGTCGTCCGCCTCGACGTCGCCTATAAGAGCGAAGTCTTCGTCGACGCGGAAAACACGCCGTTGTTGCGGCAGCCCGATCACGCCATCCTCAATGCCAGCGCGGAACTGCGCTTTGCAGACAGCGGCCTGTCGGCGCGCGTGGGCGTCGACAACATCACGAACCGCCGCATCATCACCGCAGGCTATGATGCCTCGACCAGCTTCGGCTTCACGGAGGCCTATTATTCGCCGCCGCGTCGCTACAGCATCACGCTGGCCTGGCGCCGTTAA
- a CDS encoding 3-hydroxyacyl-CoA dehydrogenase NAD-binding domain-containing protein, which translates to MSHIVSYHVHGAIAEAVVDNPPVNATSASVRQGLAEAIRKAEADPEVRALVIRCAGKTFIAGADIKEFGKPMAEPQLPALLAMMDRATKPIVAALHGTVLGGGFEVALAAHYRVALPETRFGFPEVKLGIVPGAGGTQRTPRLAGLETTIKLTTEGGQIDVAKALASGLIDAIAEDGDLGLAALAYAEKLVVEGQGPRSAGTLPMPADDPALFEEARKALSRKMRGQSAPLKILDAIRLGYEMDFDAALLQEFALCRESIAGPQSKALRHMFAAEREVARIPGLPADTPTRLIERVGVIGLGAMGRGIVMAIVSAGLPVIAVGLDQEHVDAAMKAIGKMWSSSVAKGSMTQEAMDKRLALITTSDDMHDLAATQLVVEAVTEDMAVKKAVFATLGQVTQPDTILASNTSFLNIDMLAEASGRPEDVCGMHFFNPAHVMRLLENVRAAKTDRDVVATIMALGKRIGKLPVLSGVCDGFIVNRMLSKRSREAFFLVEEGASPAAVDRVLLSYGFPMGPFALGDLAGLDVQAAARKARAATATERELRADFVEQMVAEGRLGQKSGSGWYSYDENRKSGPNPQTDAMIAAHAERHGLKLREIGEEEILQRLLYAMVNEGAKLLSEGIAARADEIDVAMVNGLGWPSHSGGPMFWADQIGLDKVLAAIERFRAEQGDAYWTPAPLLVQYAGEGRGFTA; encoded by the coding sequence ATGTCCCATATAGTCAGCTATCATGTCCACGGCGCCATCGCCGAAGCGGTCGTCGACAATCCGCCGGTCAACGCAACCTCCGCGAGTGTGCGGCAGGGTTTGGCCGAAGCGATCCGCAAGGCGGAGGCCGATCCTGAAGTTCGGGCGCTGGTCATCCGCTGCGCGGGCAAGACCTTTATCGCGGGAGCCGACATCAAGGAATTCGGCAAGCCGATGGCGGAGCCGCAACTGCCTGCGCTCCTCGCCATGATGGACCGCGCCACCAAGCCGATCGTCGCGGCGCTCCACGGCACTGTGCTGGGTGGCGGGTTCGAGGTGGCGCTGGCGGCCCATTATCGCGTCGCTCTACCGGAAACCCGTTTCGGTTTTCCGGAGGTCAAGCTGGGCATCGTGCCCGGCGCCGGTGGGACGCAGCGCACGCCCCGGCTCGCGGGGCTGGAAACGACCATCAAACTGACCACCGAAGGCGGGCAGATCGATGTAGCCAAGGCGTTGGCCAGTGGTCTGATCGACGCCATAGCGGAGGATGGCGACCTTGGCCTCGCCGCGCTCGCCTATGCTGAAAAGCTGGTAGTGGAGGGGCAGGGACCGCGTAGCGCCGGAACGTTGCCGATGCCCGCTGATGACCCCGCGCTGTTCGAGGAGGCGCGCAAGGCGTTGTCGCGCAAGATGCGCGGCCAGAGCGCGCCGCTGAAGATTTTGGACGCGATCCGGCTCGGCTATGAGATGGATTTCGACGCCGCGCTGCTCCAGGAATTTGCCCTGTGCCGCGAGAGCATCGCAGGACCGCAGTCGAAAGCGCTGCGCCATATGTTCGCCGCCGAACGGGAAGTCGCGCGCATCCCGGGCCTTCCGGCCGACACACCGACACGCCTGATCGAGCGGGTGGGCGTCATCGGTCTGGGCGCTATGGGACGTGGCATCGTCATGGCCATCGTCAGCGCGGGCTTGCCCGTAATCGCGGTTGGACTCGATCAGGAGCATGTCGACGCGGCGATGAAGGCGATCGGCAAGATGTGGTCCTCCTCCGTCGCCAAGGGCAGCATGACGCAGGAGGCGATGGACAAGCGGCTGGCCCTGATCACCACCAGTGACGACATGCACGATCTGGCCGCGACCCAACTCGTCGTTGAGGCGGTGACCGAGGATATGGCGGTCAAGAAGGCCGTGTTCGCGACGCTGGGGCAGGTGACGCAGCCAGATACGATATTGGCGTCGAACACCAGCTTCCTCAACATCGATATGCTGGCGGAGGCGTCGGGACGGCCGGAAGATGTGTGCGGCATGCACTTCTTCAATCCCGCCCATGTCATGCGCCTGCTGGAAAATGTCCGCGCCGCGAAGACCGACCGTGACGTGGTGGCGACGATCATGGCGCTGGGCAAGCGCATCGGCAAGCTGCCGGTGCTGTCGGGCGTTTGCGATGGCTTCATCGTCAACCGGATGCTGTCCAAGCGGTCGCGCGAGGCCTTCTTCCTGGTGGAGGAGGGGGCCAGTCCCGCCGCGGTGGACAGGGTCCTGCTGTCCTATGGTTTCCCGATGGGACCGTTCGCGCTGGGCGATCTGGCGGGCCTCGACGTGCAGGCGGCCGCGCGCAAGGCCCGGGCCGCCACCGCGACGGAGCGGGAATTGCGCGCCGATTTCGTGGAGCAGATGGTCGCCGAGGGGCGGTTGGGGCAGAAGAGCGGATCGGGCTGGTACAGCTATGATGAAAACCGCAAGTCCGGTCCCAATCCGCAGACCGACGCAATGATCGCCGCCCACGCCGAGCGGCATGGACTGAAGCTGCGCGAGATCGGTGAGGAGGAAATCCTGCAGCGATTGCTCTACGCCATGGTCAATGAGGGGGCGAAGCTGCTGAGTGAAGGCATCGCGGCGCGCGCGGATGAAATCGATGTGGCCATGGTGAACGGGCTGGGCTGGCCGAGCCATAGCGGCGGGCCGATGTTCTGGGCCGACCAGATCGGGCTGGACAAGGTGCTGGCCGCCATCGAGCGGTTCCGTGCCGAACAGGGCGATGCCTATTGGACGCCCGCGCCGCTGCTGGTCCAATATGCAGGCGAGGGCAGGGGGTTCACCGCATGA
- a CDS encoding sulfotransferase has protein sequence MSAPQDIIIDDLAQPRLTPAIIAARQGPADFDENMGVDEILSRARAMTGGLSDFGEDTGFRERLAVVLQSLAEDVGLTRGGRITIIDHAIRVMANRLRIEDLVKRHPEILDIEIEKPLIIAGLPRSGTTHLVNWLARDERLRSLTLWESEEPVPSAPPPEPGEPDPRALRSAEFWGHFESMLPHMAAMHGMDAASIHEDNELLYMDINCYSWEFQTRIPRWIDHYFAHDRTPSYLYEKKVLQVLTWFRGPNRWILKSPQHMENLEALKAAFPDATLVITHRDPVAVLRSLTTMLGYSDRIRRDPTDPPGLARHWIDRIERLLRACIEQRSAWGPEQSIDILFHEYMTDQEGMMRRVYDLAGLPLTPEAEHALLGYLDENPRHALGRVIYDLEGVFGVDVAALRDRFAFYYNRFPVKLEN, from the coding sequence ATGAGCGCGCCGCAAGACATCATCATCGACGATCTGGCGCAACCGCGCCTCACCCCCGCCATCATCGCCGCCCGACAGGGTCCAGCGGATTTCGACGAGAATATGGGCGTCGATGAAATCCTGTCCCGCGCCCGTGCCATGACCGGAGGCCTTAGCGACTTTGGCGAGGATACGGGTTTTCGCGAACGTCTGGCCGTCGTGCTGCAATCACTGGCGGAGGATGTGGGGCTGACGCGCGGCGGACGCATCACGATCATCGACCATGCCATCCGTGTGATGGCGAACCGACTACGCATCGAAGATCTGGTGAAACGCCATCCGGAAATCCTCGACATCGAAATCGAAAAACCGCTCATCATCGCCGGGCTGCCGCGTTCGGGCACGACCCATCTGGTCAACTGGCTGGCGCGCGACGAAAGGCTGCGTTCGCTCACCCTCTGGGAATCGGAGGAACCCGTCCCCAGCGCGCCGCCGCCCGAGCCGGGAGAACCCGACCCACGCGCGCTGCGCAGCGCCGAATTCTGGGGCCATTTTGAATCCATGCTGCCGCACATGGCGGCGATGCACGGCATGGATGCCGCATCGATCCATGAGGACAATGAACTGCTCTACATGGATATCAACTGCTATAGCTGGGAATTCCAGACGCGCATCCCGCGCTGGATCGATCATTATTTCGCGCATGATCGTACCCCAAGCTATCTGTACGAAAAAAAGGTGCTTCAGGTTCTGACCTGGTTCCGGGGGCCGAACCGCTGGATTCTGAAATCGCCACAGCATATGGAAAATCTGGAGGCCCTGAAGGCGGCCTTTCCCGATGCAACGCTGGTCATCACCCACCGCGACCCGGTGGCGGTGCTGCGTTCGTTGACCACCATGCTGGGCTATTCGGACCGTATCCGCCGTGATCCGACCGATCCGCCGGGTCTGGCCCGGCACTGGATCGACCGGATCGAGCGGCTGCTGCGCGCCTGCATTGAGCAGCGTTCAGCGTGGGGGCCGGAGCAGTCGATCGACATATTGTTCCACGAATATATGACCGATCAGGAAGGCATGATGCGACGCGTCTATGATCTGGCGGGCCTGCCGTTGACGCCTGAGGCCGAACACGCGTTGCTGGGCTATCTCGACGAAAATCCGCGCCATGCGCTGGGCCGCGTAATCTACGATCTGGAGGGGGTTTTCGGCGTGGACGTAGCCGCTCTTCGGGATCGTTTCGCTTTTTATTACAACCGATTCCCTGTCAAGCTGGAGAACTGA
- a CDS encoding SDR family NAD(P)-dependent oxidoreductase yields the protein MRLEGKVAVITGAASGIGLAVARKFAAEGAKIVIGDRNAAGVEEAAQTIGQSATATTLDIADGNSCQAIIDRAVSLHGGLDILCNIAGILDFGRFEEIDRGRWDRTISVNLSGVYQMCHAAMPHLIERRGNIVNMASAAGLVGVPFNAAYCASKHGVIGLTRALALEYSKEGVRVNAVCPGGVDTPMTKQAPPENIDWQMVMRSASWLDSGAMATTDEIADSVLFLASAEAKRITGVAFAVDGGQTAG from the coding sequence ATGCGTCTGGAAGGCAAGGTTGCGGTCATAACCGGGGCGGCATCGGGGATCGGGTTGGCAGTAGCGCGAAAATTTGCAGCCGAAGGCGCGAAGATCGTCATCGGCGATCGCAATGCTGCCGGTGTCGAGGAAGCCGCCCAGACAATCGGGCAGTCAGCGACCGCCACGACGCTGGATATTGCCGATGGAAACTCCTGCCAGGCCATTATCGACCGGGCGGTCAGCCTGCATGGCGGCCTCGATATTCTGTGCAATATTGCCGGGATACTCGATTTCGGGCGCTTTGAGGAAATCGATCGTGGCCGCTGGGACCGCACGATATCGGTGAACCTGTCCGGCGTGTATCAAATGTGCCATGCGGCAATGCCGCATCTGATTGAACGGCGCGGTAATATCGTCAACATGGCATCGGCAGCCGGGTTGGTCGGCGTGCCTTTCAATGCCGCCTATTGCGCATCCAAACATGGTGTTATTGGGCTTACACGCGCCCTGGCGCTGGAATATTCCAAGGAAGGCGTGCGGGTGAACGCAGTCTGCCCTGGCGGTGTCGACACGCCAATGACGAAACAGGCGCCGCCCGAAAATATCGACTGGCAGATGGTCATGCGCTCGGCTTCCTGGCTCGACAGCGGTGCGATGGCCACCACCGACGAAATTGCCGATAGCGTGCTGTTCCTGGCATCGGCCGAAGCCAAGCGCATTACGGGCGTCGCCTTCGCCGTCGATGGAGGACAAACGGCCGGCTGA
- a CDS encoding SRPBCC domain-containing protein: MPSESVTVERHDPFAVYDPETLVASDPIEIDAPAMLVWEILTDLPRYGEWNPFCVWAQSTLEMGAAVEMRLVDYANPGALAPNCEYVCAFEPGRLLSWELLDNEVWPYPARRDQMIEELGPEKCRYQSTDAFFGPNGIHVMRFCGPWVTRAFNDTAKALKARAEAMHKGA, translated from the coding sequence ATGCCGTCTGAAAGTGTGACCGTGGAGCGCCACGATCCGTTTGCAGTCTATGATCCTGAGACGCTGGTCGCGTCCGATCCGATAGAGATCGACGCGCCGGCCATGCTGGTATGGGAAATCCTGACGGACCTGCCGCGCTATGGCGAATGGAATCCGTTCTGCGTGTGGGCGCAATCGACGCTGGAAATGGGCGCGGCGGTCGAAATGCGTCTGGTCGACTATGCCAATCCCGGCGCGCTGGCGCCCAATTGCGAATATGTCTGCGCGTTCGAGCCGGGGCGATTATTGTCTTGGGAACTTCTCGACAATGAAGTCTGGCCCTATCCCGCACGGCGGGACCAGATGATCGAAGAATTGGGGCCCGAGAAATGTCGATACCAGTCCACCGATGCCTTTTTCGGTCCCAATGGCATTCATGTCATGCGCTTTTGCGGCCCATGGGTGACGCGCGCCTTCAACGATACGGCCAAGGCGCTGAAGGCACGAGCGGAGGCGATGCACAAGGGCGCCTGA
- a CDS encoding NADPH:quinone oxidoreductase family protein, which produces MKAMICGTFAPVEALAYGDFPAPQAGPGELLIDVAAAGVNYPDVLIVQGKYQTKPPLPFVPGSEAAGHIAAIGEGVEGFAVGDRVIAFTGSGAFAEQVRVPASQVWPVPEGVDLEVAAGIAITYGTSYHALKDRAALQVGETLLVLGAGGGVGLTAVELGKHMGARVIAAASSTEKLALAKAQGADELIDYAREDLRERIKELTGGKGVDVVYDPVGGASSIVGVRSLAWGGRHLVIGFAGGEIPAIPANLLLLKSAAAVGVLWGNSVRADPVRQGANMRQILDWLAQGALRPVIDARFALSDAVAALQHLEKRQVKGKVLLTRGPAS; this is translated from the coding sequence GTGAAGGCCATGATATGCGGCACGTTCGCGCCGGTGGAAGCGCTTGCATATGGCGATTTCCCTGCCCCCCAAGCTGGCCCGGGTGAACTGCTGATCGATGTCGCGGCAGCGGGCGTCAATTATCCTGATGTTTTGATCGTTCAGGGCAAATATCAGACGAAACCGCCGCTTCCCTTCGTGCCCGGTAGCGAGGCGGCCGGCCATATTGCCGCCATTGGGGAAGGCGTGGAGGGTTTCGCAGTCGGGGATCGGGTCATCGCCTTTACCGGCAGCGGCGCCTTTGCCGAGCAGGTGCGGGTGCCCGCGTCTCAGGTCTGGCCGGTGCCCGAAGGTGTTGATCTGGAGGTCGCGGCGGGAATCGCGATCACCTATGGCACCTCCTATCATGCGCTGAAGGACCGCGCTGCGTTGCAGGTGGGCGAAACGCTGCTTGTGCTGGGTGCCGGCGGTGGCGTGGGCCTGACCGCCGTCGAACTGGGCAAGCATATGGGCGCGCGCGTGATCGCAGCGGCATCCAGCACGGAAAAGCTGGCGCTCGCCAAGGCACAGGGGGCCGACGAACTGATCGACTATGCGCGGGAGGACCTGCGTGAACGGATCAAGGAACTGACCGGCGGCAAAGGCGTGGATGTCGTCTATGACCCGGTCGGCGGCGCGAGCAGCATCGTCGGCGTCCGTTCGCTCGCCTGGGGCGGGCGGCATCTGGTCATCGGCTTTGCAGGGGGTGAAATCCCTGCCATTCCCGCCAATCTTCTGCTGCTCAAGAGCGCGGCGGCGGTCGGCGTACTCTGGGGCAATTCGGTGCGCGCCGATCCGGTGAGGCAGGGCGCCAATATGCGCCAGATCCTCGACTGGCTGGCGCAGGGCGCGCTCCGGCCCGTGATTGACGCCCGCTTCGCCCTGTCCGACGCGGTGGCGGCGCTCCAGCATCTCGAAAAACGCCAGGTGAAGGGCAAGGTGCTCCTGACCCGTGGCCCCGCATCCTGA